In Paenibacillus sp. FSL M7-0420, a single genomic region encodes these proteins:
- a CDS encoding ABC transporter substrate-binding protein, with amino-acid sequence MKLVVLTAAVSVVAAGCGSAKQAGNAKDTNTGAAVAAPAEAVTISLGLLPSIDAIPFIIAHEQGFDQKHHVNLDIQTFKSAKDRDVAFQAGKVDGLSADLVAISIYNEAGLDVKITSTTTGEFDLLTGNDEVKEVKDLKGKTVILSKNTSTQYTVAMMLKQAGLTEADITVTEVPQIPTRLELLKNHKADAAVLPEPFVTMGRTAGLRVLSSTHSAGINPFVLAFPQSAIDAKGQGIRDMYAAYDEAVDYMKTHDQSEYIDLIIKEVGYPDTLKNEIKVPEYLPANQVDVKEVEAAFGWAREKGLLTKTLSAEDVISDVQFKK; translated from the coding sequence ATGAAGCTAGTTGTGCTGACTGCTGCTGTCAGTGTAGTAGCTGCCGGATGCGGTAGCGCAAAACAGGCAGGAAATGCCAAAGATACTAATACTGGAGCTGCTGTAGCTGCACCTGCTGAGGCTGTTACGATATCACTGGGACTGCTGCCATCCATCGATGCGATTCCTTTTATTATTGCCCATGAGCAGGGATTTGATCAGAAGCATCATGTGAACCTGGATATCCAGACCTTCAAGAGCGCGAAGGATCGTGATGTGGCTTTTCAGGCGGGTAAGGTAGATGGCCTCAGTGCGGATCTGGTGGCGATCTCGATCTATAATGAAGCAGGACTCGATGTCAAAATCACCAGTACGACCACAGGTGAATTCGACCTGCTGACCGGAAATGATGAAGTGAAAGAGGTAAAGGATCTGAAGGGGAAAACCGTTATCCTGTCCAAGAATACCTCAACCCAGTATACCGTTGCCATGATGCTGAAGCAGGCCGGCCTGACGGAAGCCGATATTACCGTAACGGAAGTGCCGCAGATTCCAACGCGTCTGGAGCTGCTTAAGAATCATAAGGCGGATGCGGCTGTTTTGCCGGAGCCTTTTGTAACCATGGGCCGTACTGCCGGTCTGCGCGTTCTCAGCTCCACCCATAGTGCGGGAATCAATCCGTTTGTGCTGGCTTTTCCGCAGAGTGCCATTGATGCCAAGGGTCAGGGAATCCGTGATATGTACGCCGCCTATGATGAGGCTGTCGATTATATGAAGACGCATGACCAATCGGAATATATCGACCTGATTATTAAGGAAGTGGGCTATCCCGATACGCTGAAGAATGAGATTAAGGTGCCGGAGTATCTGCCTGCGAACCAGGTGGATGTGAAGGAAGTGGAGGCTGCTTTTGGCTGGGCCCGTGAAAAAGGACTGTTGACCAAAACGCTATCGGCTGAAGATGTGATCTCCGATGTCCAGTTTAAAAAATAG
- the nifH gene encoding nitrogenase iron protein has product MRQIAFYGKGGIGKSTTSQNTLAQLATKFKQRVMIVGCDPKADSTRLILNTKAQNSVLELAAELGSVEDLELEDVLQTGFGDIINVECGGPEPGVGCAGRGIITAINFLEQEGAYQDLDFVSYDVLGDVVCGGFAMPIREGKAQEIYIVCSGEMMAMYAANNIARGILKYATSGGVRLGGLICNSRNTDREDELIMELARRLNTQMIHFVPRDNIVQHAELRRMTVAQYNPEHQQAKEYEILAEKILNNKMLTIPTPISMEELEELLMEFGIIEDEEAAIKKLQASGQ; this is encoded by the coding sequence ATGAGACAAATCGCGTTCTACGGTAAAGGCGGTATCGGTAAATCGACAACTTCACAAAACACCCTGGCTCAGCTGGCAACCAAATTCAAACAAAGAGTCATGATCGTAGGCTGCGACCCGAAGGCAGATTCCACCCGTCTGATTCTGAATACCAAAGCCCAGAACTCCGTGCTGGAGCTGGCGGCGGAGCTTGGCTCCGTAGAGGACCTGGAGCTTGAGGATGTGCTGCAGACAGGCTTCGGCGACATTATCAACGTAGAGTGCGGCGGGCCGGAACCGGGGGTAGGCTGCGCCGGACGCGGGATTATCACTGCGATTAACTTTCTGGAGCAGGAGGGCGCGTATCAGGATCTGGATTTCGTCTCCTATGACGTACTGGGTGACGTAGTATGCGGCGGATTCGCCATGCCAATCCGTGAGGGCAAGGCCCAGGAGATCTATATCGTCTGCTCCGGCGAGATGATGGCGATGTACGCAGCGAACAATATCGCCCGAGGTATCCTGAAATATGCGACCAGCGGAGGCGTAAGGCTGGGCGGCCTGATCTGTAACAGCCGGAATACAGACCGTGAAGATGAGCTGATCATGGAGCTGGCCCGCCGCCTGAACACGCAGATGATTCACTTTGTTCCCCGCGACAACATCGTTCAGCATGCCGAGCTGCGCAGAATGACCGTAGCCCAATATAATCCTGAGCACCAGCAGGCGAAAGAATATGAAATACTGGCCGAGAAAATCCTCAATAACAAAATGCTGACGATCCCTACCCCGATCTCGATGGAAGAGCTGGAAGAGCTGCTGATGGAATTCGGCATCATTGAAGATGAAGAAGCTGCGATCAAGAAGCTGCAGGCTTCCGGGCAATAA
- the nifB gene encoding nitrogenase cofactor biosynthesis protein NifB — MMQPSCLSSEAEEEISRHPCYSEEAHRFYARMHIPVAPACNIQCNYCNRKFDCVNESRPGVVSEVLTPEQAERKVRGVAAGLMQLSVVGVAGPGDPLANPEQTFDTFARVRKHVPDVSLCLSTNGLTLYRHVDEIMELGIRHVTITINAIDPEVGQAIYPWVFDEGVRYEGREAAELLIRRQLLGLEMLAKLGILVKVNSIMIPGVNDHHLTAVSARVKELGATLHNVTPLIIAPGSQYEADGRKAPRPKELLNLQEQLGRGGMKVMRHCRQCRADAIGLLGQDRNPDFPLEAMEVEPVINEAARAMFQRELDTKIRERVLARQARRIQAGGPKTRVAVATRGGDKVNQHFGHATEFLVYDTDGTDVQLLGVRKIQAYCHGKADCNGDKAATLQEIISILSDCRILLCSGIGEAPRASLNKIGVLPLVRNGGIQEAILESVKYSSYFETLNISKG, encoded by the coding sequence ATGATGCAGCCGTCATGTCTATCAAGTGAAGCGGAGGAGGAGATTAGCCGCCACCCTTGCTACAGCGAGGAGGCCCACCGGTTCTATGCCCGGATGCACATCCCGGTTGCTCCCGCCTGTAACATCCAGTGCAATTACTGTAACCGCAAGTTCGATTGCGTGAATGAGAGCAGGCCGGGCGTGGTCAGTGAGGTGCTTACTCCGGAGCAGGCGGAGCGCAAGGTGCGGGGAGTTGCCGCCGGGCTGATGCAGCTCTCGGTAGTGGGTGTGGCCGGACCCGGAGATCCCCTGGCGAATCCGGAGCAGACCTTCGATACCTTCGCCCGGGTCAGGAAGCATGTGCCTGATGTCTCCCTCTGTCTCAGCACGAACGGACTCACGCTGTACCGGCATGTGGATGAGATTATGGAGCTGGGCATCCGCCATGTCACGATTACCATCAACGCCATCGACCCCGAGGTCGGCCAGGCGATTTATCCCTGGGTGTTCGATGAAGGGGTCCGGTACGAAGGCAGAGAGGCAGCCGAGCTGCTGATCCGCCGTCAATTACTGGGACTTGAAATGCTGGCGAAGCTGGGGATTCTGGTGAAAGTGAATTCCATTATGATTCCGGGGGTTAACGATCATCATCTGACGGCAGTGTCAGCGCGGGTAAAAGAGCTCGGAGCCACGCTGCACAATGTAACACCGCTTATTATCGCACCGGGCAGCCAGTATGAAGCGGATGGGCGCAAGGCGCCCCGTCCGAAGGAACTGCTTAATTTGCAGGAGCAGCTGGGCCGCGGGGGGATGAAGGTGATGCGCCACTGCCGGCAATGCCGGGCCGATGCGATCGGGCTGCTGGGCCAGGACCGCAATCCCGATTTCCCGCTGGAAGCGATGGAGGTGGAGCCGGTCATTAATGAAGCAGCCCGGGCGATGTTCCAGAGGGAGCTGGACACCAAGATCCGTGAGCGTGTCTTAGCCAGACAGGCCAGACGCATTCAGGCCGGAGGGCCGAAGACGCGGGTCGCGGTAGCCACCAGAGGCGGCGACAAGGTGAATCAGCATTTCGGTCATGCCACTGAGTTCCTGGTCTACGACACTGACGGAACGGATGTACAGCTTCTGGGTGTCCGCAAGATCCAAGCCTATTGCCATGGCAAGGCCGATTGTAATGGTGACAAAGCAGCTACGCTGCAAGAAATTATATCGATTCTAAGTGACTGCCGCATTCTTCTCTGCTCCGGCATCGGCGAGGCCCCAAGGGCCAGCCTGAACAAAATCGGTGTCCTGCCTCTTGTCCGCAATGGCGGCATTCAGGAAGCCATTCTCGAAAGCGTGAAGTACAGCTCTTATTTTGAAACATTAAACATTTCGAAGGGATGA
- a CDS encoding ABC transporter ATP-binding protein: MSSLKNSGLRIHQLHVAYQNGQLALGEMNLTLPEHGIYTVIGPSGSGKSTLLRAIAGLLPGYKGELLFNGRSVHEKETLIGLVPQNYGLLPWKTVRDNIRIAMRIARPGGEGHNRREQDRQIMHWLESMGIAQLAGRFPLSLSGGQQQRVAIARAFAILPTLLLLDEPFSALDAITREGLQQIFIDNWQAHPATTLFVTHDVEEAILLGQKIIILLPRQQEPPEILDNAAVFAIKHSEKRESEEYFMQSKRIRKVMMEKW; the protein is encoded by the coding sequence ATGTCCAGTTTAAAAAATAGCGGTCTCCGCATTCATCAGCTGCATGTAGCTTATCAGAACGGGCAGCTGGCCCTGGGTGAAATGAACCTGACCCTGCCGGAGCACGGGATTTATACGGTGATCGGTCCCTCGGGCAGCGGAAAATCCACGCTGCTGCGGGCGATTGCCGGATTGCTGCCCGGTTACAAGGGGGAACTGCTCTTCAATGGCAGATCTGTCCATGAAAAGGAGACGCTGATCGGGCTGGTGCCGCAGAATTATGGCCTGCTGCCCTGGAAGACGGTCCGTGACAACATCCGGATTGCGATGCGGATCGCCCGTCCGGGCGGGGAAGGCCACAATCGGCGGGAGCAGGACCGTCAAATTATGCATTGGCTTGAATCCATGGGAATTGCGCAGCTCGCCGGACGGTTTCCGCTCTCGCTGAGCGGCGGTCAGCAGCAGCGGGTGGCCATTGCCCGCGCCTTTGCCATTCTGCCGACCCTTCTGCTGCTGGATGAGCCGTTCTCGGCGCTGGATGCCATTACGCGGGAAGGGCTGCAGCAGATTTTTATCGACAACTGGCAGGCACATCCGGCGACCACGCTGTTCGTCACCCACGATGTGGAGGAGGCGATTCTCCTTGGACAGAAGATTATCATCCTGCTGCCCAGGCAGCAGGAGCCGCCGGAGATTCTCGATAACGCTGCTGTATTTGCAATAAAGCATTCTGAGAAGCGGGAGAGCGAGGAGTACTTTATGCAGTCCAAGAGAATCCGAAAGGTAATGATGGAGAAATGGTAA
- the nifD gene encoding nitrogenase molybdenum-iron protein alpha chain — translation MGLSIEENQKLVEEILEAYPKKARKDREKHFQVADEKAIDCSTCAVKSNIKSRPGVMTPRGCAYAGSKGVVWGPIKDMVHISHGPVGCGQYSWGSRRNFANGTLGIDNFTAMQITSDFQETDIVFGGDKKLAVIMREITEMFPLAKGISVQSECPVGLIGDDIEAVSKKMSKELEMPIVPVRCEGFRGVSQSLGHHIANDAIRDFVMGRAELAETGPYDVNIIGDYNIGGDAWASRILLEEMGLRVIAQWSGDGSLNELEVAHKAKLNLIHCHRSMNYMVDHMEKAYGIPWLEYNFFGPTKTYESLRAIAALFDDTIQENCEQMIARYKPVMDAVIRKYRPRLENKTVMLMIGGLRSRHTIGAYEDLGMDIVASGYEFAHKDDYEKMLPMLAEGTIVMDDPTAYELEELTKKMNIDLVGSGVKEKYVYHKMGVPFRQMHSWDYSGPYHGFDGFKVFAKDMDMTVNSPVWDLVGRQGTRKPEEAGV, via the coding sequence ATGGGACTGAGTATTGAAGAGAATCAGAAGCTGGTTGAGGAGATTCTGGAAGCCTATCCCAAAAAGGCGCGGAAGGACCGCGAGAAGCATTTTCAGGTGGCGGATGAAAAGGCCATTGATTGCAGCACCTGTGCGGTGAAGTCCAATATCAAATCCCGTCCGGGTGTCATGACCCCGCGCGGCTGCGCCTATGCCGGCTCCAAAGGGGTGGTCTGGGGTCCGATCAAGGATATGGTCCATATCAGTCACGGTCCGGTCGGCTGCGGACAGTATAGCTGGGGCTCACGCCGTAACTTTGCGAATGGGACGCTTGGCATCGATAACTTTACGGCGATGCAGATTACCAGTGATTTTCAGGAGACGGATATTGTGTTCGGCGGGGATAAGAAGCTGGCCGTCATTATGCGCGAGATTACCGAGATGTTCCCGCTGGCTAAGGGGATCTCTGTCCAGTCGGAATGTCCGGTGGGGCTGATCGGCGATGATATCGAAGCGGTGTCGAAGAAGATGTCCAAGGAGCTGGAAATGCCGATTGTTCCGGTACGCTGCGAGGGCTTCCGCGGGGTCAGCCAGTCGCTGGGCCATCATATTGCGAACGATGCGATCCGTGACTTCGTGATGGGCCGTGCCGAGCTGGCTGAGACCGGTCCCTACGATGTGAATATCATAGGTGACTATAATATTGGCGGCGACGCCTGGGCCTCCCGTATCCTGCTGGAAGAGATGGGCCTGCGCGTTATTGCCCAGTGGTCCGGTGACGGCTCTCTGAACGAACTGGAGGTAGCCCACAAGGCGAAGCTGAACCTGATCCACTGCCACCGTTCCATGAACTATATGGTGGATCATATGGAGAAGGCCTACGGCATCCCTTGGCTGGAATACAATTTCTTCGGACCTACGAAGACGTATGAGAGCCTGCGGGCGATTGCAGCGCTTTTCGATGACACGATTCAGGAGAACTGCGAGCAGATGATCGCCAGATACAAGCCGGTTATGGATGCGGTGATCCGCAAATACAGACCGCGCCTGGAGAATAAGACCGTCATGCTGATGATCGGGGGCCTGCGTTCCCGCCACACCATCGGAGCTTATGAAGATCTGGGGATGGATATCGTAGCCTCCGGTTATGAATTCGCCCACAAGGATGACTATGAGAAGATGCTCCCGATGCTTGCCGAGGGAACCATTGTCATGGATGATCCTACAGCTTATGAGCTGGAAGAGCTCACGAAGAAGATGAACATTGATCTGGTGGGCTCAGGCGTGAAGGAGAAATATGTCTATCACAAAATGGGTGTGCCGTTCCGCCAGATGCATTCATGGGATTACAGTGGCCCGTATCACGGCTTTGACGGCTTTAAGGTGTTCGCTAAGGATATGGATATGACCGTGAACAGCCCGGTATGGGATCTGGTGGGCAGACAAGGCACAAGGAAGCCGGAGGAGGCGGGCGTATGA
- a CDS encoding TerC family protein, translated as MDWGLLLEYGWVLLVLVALEGLLAADNALVLAIMVKHLPDEERKKALFYGLAGAFVFRFGSLFVISYLVDIWQVQAIGALYLLFIAGNHIFRKVLFAKPVTEDAAESGSPGAVNKKKASFWFTVLKVEVADIAFAVDSILAAVALAVALPASGIRNIGGLDGGQFLVIFAGGFIGLVIMRFAASFFVKLLHTRPGLEVAAFFIVGWVGVKLAVITLAHPALGVLSEDFAHSTWWKLTFYVVLIIIAATGWFMSSVKTEENVGENPVKEVDKQLGK; from the coding sequence ATGGATTGGGGATTATTATTAGAATACGGATGGGTATTGCTCGTTCTCGTAGCACTGGAAGGGCTGCTTGCCGCAGACAACGCACTTGTACTCGCAATTATGGTTAAGCATCTTCCTGATGAGGAACGTAAGAAGGCATTGTTCTACGGATTGGCCGGAGCGTTTGTGTTCCGGTTCGGATCACTGTTCGTCATCTCCTATCTGGTAGACATCTGGCAGGTACAAGCCATCGGTGCGCTTTATCTGTTATTTATCGCGGGGAATCACATCTTCCGAAAAGTGTTATTCGCTAAGCCGGTCACGGAAGACGCCGCTGAAAGCGGAAGCCCTGGAGCTGTAAATAAGAAGAAAGCCAGCTTCTGGTTCACCGTACTTAAGGTCGAAGTAGCAGATATTGCCTTTGCTGTAGACTCCATCCTTGCAGCCGTAGCCCTGGCCGTTGCTCTTCCGGCAAGTGGTATCCGCAACATCGGCGGCCTCGACGGCGGACAGTTCCTTGTAATCTTTGCGGGCGGCTTCATTGGTCTCGTTATTATGCGGTTCGCTGCTTCCTTCTTCGTTAAGCTGCTTCACACCCGTCCGGGTCTTGAGGTTGCTGCCTTCTTCATCGTCGGCTGGGTAGGGGTTAAGCTCGCAGTCATCACACTGGCCCACCCTGCTCTGGGTGTATTGTCCGAAGACTTCGCACACAGCACCTGGTGGAAACTGACCTTCTATGTAGTTCTGATCATCATTGCAGCTACAGGCTGGTTCATGAGCAGTGTCAAGACCGAAGAGAATGTCGGCGAGAACCCGGTCAAGGAAGTTGATAAGCAGCTCGGTAAATAA
- a CDS encoding ABC transporter permease, whose protein sequence is MVKRRRFVHLLRLLLVFAGMNALWYIAYLLMNHAILPSPGAVYKAMFQLGAHDVALNIGYSLMRITEGVLLALLLGLLAGLLMGRSPFWNRVLDPVVYLTYPIPKIALLPVVMLFFGLGETSKVLMIMLILLFQVIISVRDGVKAIPESTYDVLTSIGASTMQKFWNVTLPGALSVILSTIRISLGTAISVLFFTEIYGTEHGMGFFIMDAWLRLDYPEMYAGIMLFSLVGFVLFLLVDVLDYRFMKWRR, encoded by the coding sequence ATGGTAAAACGACGGCGTTTTGTTCACCTGCTGCGCCTGCTGCTCGTTTTTGCCGGAATGAATGCGCTCTGGTATATCGCTTATCTGCTCATGAATCACGCGATTCTGCCCAGCCCGGGCGCGGTCTATAAGGCAATGTTTCAGCTGGGGGCCCATGATGTGGCTCTGAATATCGGCTACAGTCTGATGCGGATCACTGAAGGTGTGCTGCTGGCTCTGCTGCTGGGTTTGCTGGCCGGTCTGCTGATGGGCCGCTCTCCTTTCTGGAACCGGGTACTGGACCCGGTCGTCTATCTGACCTATCCGATTCCCAAAATTGCGCTGCTGCCGGTGGTCATGCTCTTCTTCGGCCTGGGAGAAACCTCCAAGGTGCTGATGATTATGCTGATCCTGCTGTTTCAGGTCATTATATCGGTACGTGATGGTGTGAAGGCCATCCCCGAGAGTACTTATGATGTGCTGACGAGTATTGGTGCCAGCACGATGCAGAAATTCTGGAATGTGACGCTTCCCGGCGCTTTGTCGGTGATCCTCAGTACGATTCGTATTTCGCTGGGCACAGCGATTTCAGTACTCTTTTTCACCGAGATCTATGGGACAGAGCATGGCATGGGCTTCTTTATCATGGATGCCTGGCTCCGGCTGGATTACCCTGAGATGTATGCCGGAATTATGCTGTTCAGTCTGGTGGGATTCGTGCTGTTCCTGCTGGTGGATGTGCTGGATTACAGATTCATGAAGTGGCGGAGATAG